From the Drechmeria coniospora strain ARSEF 6962 chromosome 02, whole genome shotgun sequence genome, the window GGGACGtttgcgccgtcggccatgtcAGCCGGCCAGCCGCCTGCTGGTGGCGGGACCTCATTGCCGGCGTTGTCCACGACGCGAAGCTTTGTCTCGTACTTCGTCTCGAACGAAACCTTACCCTTCATCGACTTGACCTGCTCAGGATCGAGGAGGTTGCCGTTCTGGTCACGATATTCAACTTTCGACTCCGTGCCATAGGAAACCTTTTGGCTGGGAGCGCCTGCTTGATTCCCTGGCACTTCGCCCACCGGCTTTGTCCCGTATCTCGTCTCAAACTTGACGTTGCTATTACGCTCAAGCGCCTTGACCTGTTCGAGATTGAGGATGTTGCCGTCCTGGTCGCGGTATTCAACAGACTGGGCACCGGGAGCAGCCTGAGGAGCAGGGTGATCAGGTTGCCCTTTCGTCCTGTACTTCGTCTCAAACTTAACATCGCCTTTACTCTCAAGCGCCTTGACCTGTTCGGCGTTGAGTAGGTTGCCGTCCTGGTCGCGGTATTCAACCGACTCAGCCTGGAAGACCTGTCCATCGGCCGCGGTGCCTGGTGCCAAGCCGCCAGTCGCAGATGCGCCCAAAGAGGTTGATTCGGCATCGAACACGGTGGCATACTCTCCGTACTGCATACCCAACACACGTCAGCAGAATTCTTCACCGCCGAATCAAAGCAATACTTCAGACGGTCGAGAACACCATCCTTAACAGGGGGTCGGAAAACCCCCATATGATATGaggaaggaggggggggggtttGATGGAGTCACTTACGCTATCAAGGAAGTGGCCGCAATCCCAGTCCCAAGTCTTGATCCACTTGACACGTTTGCATTCGGTCTTCGTCCACCTGTTGCCGTAGGCAAGCGGGGAGTATGCGATGAAAGCAATGACGGACATGGCAAGAAAGCAGGAGACGGCGACTTTGTTGACGGAATCGCCTTTGCGGGAACGGACAATGGGGACTCGAACAGTGAGATAGTCGAACAGctgaccgaggccgatgatggcAAAGTACAGGGCCGGAAAGTAGTGGTGGAGGAAGAGCTGACGGCCCATGAGGTAGAAGGGAAAGTAATGCAGAGCCCAGCCGAGGACGGAAGTGCCGATCTCGTAGTCGAAGCGCTTAAATGTGGTGCTCGAGTAGTCGTTGTAGCTGCGTTGCCAtcggaggacggcgacggtctTGAAAAGAACCCAGATGACGATGGTCATGGTCGAGGCCCACCAAATGATGGGGTTGCCGATGAGGTAGATTTGACGGTGGCTCTTTGACCAGAAGTTGATGCCACGGCGCAGGAGCGGCCAACTGCCCGGGCGAGAATCCCAGGCATGCGAATCGGTGAGGCCGGCATTGGTCTGCCACATGACCTTTTGGAGTTCCCAGAACTTGGCGAAGAAGCCGAGGCGTCGGTAGTTGACCTTTTCGGCCGTCTCTCCGAGCTTCGGGTGCTCGTTGTGCTCAACGTACCACAAACTGTTGGGAAGGCTACCTCCCCTGGCGCAGGTGacctcctgctgctcggaTGCCCACTCGGGCAGCTTGACCTTGTGAGAGAAAAGAACACAGCCAGTCATGACGTGCACGAGGCGGAACTTGGTCTCGATGGTGCGGAGGCGCTGCTTCGCGAGGGAACCATACGACTTCTTCTTGACAATTTCAACGCGGAACAGGTCGttggcgtcaccgtcgaAACCATCAAAGCCGTACGCGGACACCTCGAACTGCCAGTCGGCCTCGGTAACAGGAGGGCGGACATCGTGAGAGTGAAGTCGACGCTTGGTAGGCTGGTGGAAGAGTTTGAGGATGGCGCCGTTCTTGATGTACTCGGGCTCGATCGAGTCCCAAGCATCCGTGCCGTTGacgggctcgccgtcgacaccaAGCGGCTGGGTCTGATTCTCGAGGAGCCAGATGTTGTTCAAGTCCTTGTGAGGGTAGAGCGTgatctgctgctgctggctgcCGGTTGGATACATGAGCGGATGCGAGTGCAGGTAGCCACCTTGGGTGTTGACGTGGCGAATGGAAACACGACTGCCCATGATGACGTCGGCGGGAACATCCGTCATGCTCTTGCTGTTCAGCGTGGCCTGGAATTCAGAGCTCATGAAGCCGTCTCCATCGCCGGGGTTGACGAGGCAGAGGAAATGGATGGCGAACATGGCGAGGTAAAAGGTGAcggggatgacgatgaggCAGAAGACTCGTGCCATGAAGTGCTTGGCCCAGAGGCGCTGCGGCGAAATGAGCACGGTGCCGACCGGCCACGGCACGAGGGATTGGCAGGCAGGCTTACCATGGTGACGTTCTTGTTGTCGCCGAGCAGGACCCAAAGTTGGACGACGGTCAAGGCACCGACCCAGGCGATGGTGAAGAGGCCGACCCACTTGATGCTGACGGTgatgccgaggccaagaCCAGTGTTGACGAGCCAGAACCACCAAGCGGGCTGGAAGGCCTTGGAAGGACCTTGTTCGTGCTGGTTCGTGAAGCAGGTGAAGGCGAGGGCACTgaaggcggtggcggcgaccaACGGCGAGTCGAGCAGAATCAGACGGGCCTGCGTCAAGAGGCCGTTCTCTGCCAACGTCGCATGAGCACACATCCACGACGATCaacgagggaggaggaggcggcctgCAGCTTACCGAAAATGATCAACGCGGCCGTCATGGCGGCCGTCAGGGTACGGCAACCGGTCGCCTTGAGGGTGAGGAACATGAAGGGGGCCAAGGCAACACCGCAGACAGCGGGAAACATCCTCATGGCGACGTAGGGAACGCCGGGCTCGAGATAGTCCTTGCCGATTTCCTTGAAGTCGAACACGCCGTCGTAGCCGGCCAGCCATCCGGTGAGGGCGATGAGCATTTTGGCGAGGGGTGGATGGACGTCCATGAAGAATTTTCCCTTGATGTACTTGGAGGCGAAGCCGCCGAAGCTGAAGAGGCCGGGTCAGCGAATGCCAGCGTCGcagggggagagggagagggcgTTCGGGGGAGAGGGACGACGCACTGGACCTCGTCGAAGACGACGCTGGTCGGCTGGTAGATCCTGAAGAAGCGAATGATGGCAGCAAGGGCCGTCAGGGCCAAAGCGATGGAGTAGTCGGAGGAGGGTAGGAGGAGGACATCGTGATTCTTGACGCCTTCAGACTTGTACGACGTGgtcttcttcgccttcgccttgcTCTTGGCCGGCGATTGGCCGTTCCCCGAGGCCACCCTTTCTTCCACGGGGGGGTGCGAGCCCTTGCTCCGGCCGGAGCTCAATCTCGCCATGGTCAGCGTGAAGGACCGCGTCGAGCGCTTCTTCCGTGTCGGCCGTCAGAGGCCGTGGCTCGGGGCAGTCGGAGGAGAAAGCTGCGGAGGGAAgggtggtggaggaggaaagAGGAAAGGCAAAGGAAAAGTTACAGGAGCAGCGGCATGAATGGAGATGTCGAAGAAGGGTAAGGGTAATAAAGGACAACAAGAAGACTTCTCATGCGGACAGAGGAAAGGGGAAAGGGATCGTTGGTCGAGGGATTAAACGGGAACGTGGAAAGAAGACGACGCTTCAcggaggggaaggggaaatacgaggacgaggaccgAAGGGTGCGTACGTCGCCAGCTTTCGTCGAGAGGATCGGTATTATGTATTACTagtcctcggcgtcgctgAAAGCGTCCTGCCAGCTTGGAGCTACAGTGGCCACATCTCTGTCCTAGCCGTGCGGTTGGCGGCTAGTGGGGACAGGAACCCCAGGCTTCACGCCACGGCGCCGCGAATAGACTAGCGCCTCCTCAGCCACAGCGGTTTGCCAGGGCCGCGGAAGCATGGCCAAGGGCGGGACACATGCCAGGCTCCAGCCCCAGTCTCTTCCTCGGTGTGGTTGGGTGCGAGTTTCACAGGAcgcacaagtattactccgttgcgtacggagtatggcgaacaataattattactgtacggagtactccgtagttgtacttgcttgtatgcATTTAGATGACACCCGTACTTTCTCCACATGATGAAAGGAGCTCCGACGAGTAATGCTCCGTATAGCATGAAATaccagtagttgtactttaGTGTACGGAGCGTTCCGCACCCAGAGGGAGGTACTTGTGTTTGGGCATTATTAtacgctgtacggagtacggagtagggagtacgttgtattacttacacctcttgtactccgtacgtactccgtacagaggagtgaatacttgcatgtacttctagttgtactgtaataaagtacatgtacttgctgtgcacGTACTTCCTTTCTTGTAGGTTCATACAACTAAtgactacatgtacatgtacactcgGAGGCAGGAACATACTGTCcacctgtaagtactgtagttgtacggagcactcgctCTCTCAATCACTATTATTGCTGGAACCTGCAAGCATGTAGCAGGACGACGTGTTGGATGTACCGAAGATAGTGAACAAGGTGTATTTGCAGCACCTTGGGCACTAGTACAATGCATCCCTTTGAAGGGACCCTGCCAGACGATGGAGGATAGACATGAGAGGTTTGAGAAATGATACTAGTGCCATTTTTGAACGCACTTGACGGACATGTCGCCGATACGAGGGAGAGAGTTTCCTTCACTAGCAATGCCGACTATTACAGTTGCATTTGCGGCAAGGCTCGATATTGGCTTGACAAAATGTGAGCAGAATTGCAGCAGGAAACATGCGTCCATGATCTTCCTTTCCTTTCGAGTCTCCAGCAGGTGAATGCGAACACGACGCACAGATGGACAGATAGGCTtgcatggcgacggcgacagaCGTTGGCGGGATGGCCAACTGACGAACGGTTTTTGGGGGGAGACATGACCATCAACCGCATCATGCAGGACCGTGGATGTGGATGGGTATACTGGTCCTTTGCGAAGCCCAGAAGCAGTACATTCATCAGATTTACAGCCGCCCTGAATGCAAAGGTTGTTGAATCAACCATCGGTCGACCATCCCTGCTGTTCAGAGACTCAATCCCTTGCTCCAGCCACCAAGCGCTTGAGCAGACGCCACAGTTGCGAACAgcagggtacggagtaattacatgaACGCTGTATTCCATGTTCGCCCTAGTTTACGTGGTACCTGTCCAGGCTATACTTACAACGGGTGCTGGCAGATGTGGCTGACGCTGTCATGTCAGCGGCATGTTGGCGTTTGCTCGACCGGGCCGATATACTTCCGGAGAGATGCATCAGTCcaagctacagtacagtactccgtactccgtactccgtaagtacttgaacgCAAATGTGGTACAACGTACAAGTCACAAAGAagttcggagtacttacgccgtaagtacttgcagtattaaaATGCAGTAAAgtatacggagcacggagtacaagtacttctaatacagagtattacttgtacacatacttacagcacagtacagtacagtacatgtactacctatactgtacagtacggagtacggagcactgtacggagtactgtaggtggaCTCCACAGGTATACCACGAACCACGTagtccgtacatgtacatgtacatcgcACATATACTGCGCACCACAGTAataagtgtacatgtacacgccCATGCACGTACGACTGcaaagtacttacgtacctCGAAATTTACATGCAGCATGTCGATGGCCAAAACGACGACCGTCTTCGCCTGTTGCTCGTCCTTCCACCACCGCACAAACACCGTCAACGCGCCCGCCGCTCGCACCATGGCCACCCCAGCGGCCAACGGAGTCGCGCTCGATGCGCTCGAGAACCTCAAGCCGCCGCCCGGCGTCGTGCTGCCTCCCCACGACATCCGAAACATCCTCGAGAAGACGGCCGGCTACGTCGCGAGGAACGGTGCCGTCTTCGAGGGCCGCATCCGCGACAAGGAGAGCCAGAACCCCAAGTTCAGCTTCCTCAACTCTTCGGATGCCTACTTCCCCTTCTACCAGTGGCGCCTCAGCGAGATCaacgccggccgaggcaccgacgtcgccgcaggccgcgccggcgccgcccctCAGGAGCCGGCCAAGCCGGCGGgaccgccggtgccgcccgAGTTCGAGTATTCGGCCAAGATGCCTCGCATCAACCAGAAGGACCTGGATTGCCTCAAGCTCACGGCCCTGTTCACCGCCAAGCACGGCCGCACGTGGATGACG encodes:
- a CDS encoding glycosyltransferase family 39 — protein: MARLSSGRSKGSHPPVEERVASGNGQSPAKSKAKAKKTTSYKSEGVKNHDVLLLPSSDYSIALALTALAAIIRFFRIYQPTSVVFDEVHFGGFASKYIKGKFFMDVHPPLAKMLIALTGWLAGYDGVFDFKEIGKDYLEPGVPYVAMRMFPAVCGVALAPFMFLTLKATGCRTLTAAMTAALIIFENGLLTQARLILLDSPLVAATAFSALAFTCFTNQHEQGPSKAFQPAWWFWLVNTGLGLGITVSIKWVGLFTIAWVGALTVVQLWVLLGDNKNVTMRLWAKHFMARVFCLIVIPVTFYLAMFAIHFLCLVNPGDGDGFMSSEFQATLNSKSMTDVPADVIMGSRVSIRHVNTQGGYLHSHPLMYPTGSQQQQITLYPHKDLNNIWLLENQTQPLGVDGEPVNGTDAWDSIEPEYIKNGAILKLFHQPTKRRLHSHDVRPPVTEADWQFEVSAYGFDGFDGDANDLFRVEIVKKKSYGSLAKQRLRTIETKFRLVHVMTGCVLFSHKVKLPEWASEQQEVTCARGGSLPNSLWYVEHNEHPKLGETAEKVNYRRLGFFAKFWELQKVMWQTNAGLTDSHAWDSRPGSWPLLRRGINFWSKSHRQIYLIGNPIIWWASTMTIVIWVLFKTVAVLRWQRSYNDYSSTTFKRFDYEIGTSVLGWALHYFPFYLMGRQLFLHHYFPALYFAIIGLGQLFDYLTVRVPIVRSRKGDSVNKVAVSCFLAMSVIAFIAYSPLAYGNRWTKTECKRVKWIKTWDWDCGHFLDSYGEYATVFDAESTSLGASATGGLAPGTAADGQVFQAESVEYRDQDGNLLNAEQVKALESKGDVKFETKYRTKGQPDHPAPQAAPGAQSVEYRDQDGNILNLEQVKALERNSNVKFETRYGTKPVGEVPGNQAGAPSQKVSYGTESKVEYRDQNGNLLDPEQVKSMKGKVSFETKYETKLRVVDNAGNEVPPPAGGWPADMADGANVPPHPEVEGVDQETPKVEQANKDNEAAASRDGEVESHQAEAKPGEGLEATKRDEL